From SAR116 cluster alpha proteobacterium HIMB100, one genomic window encodes:
- a CDS encoding acyl-CoA synthetase (NDP forming): MKRDIKRLLNPASLVVVGGGVWGRSVISQSRKIGFKGDIFVVHPHADDVEGIRPYRSVADLPVAPDAAFVGVNRDATIDVVSALAEKGAGGAVCFASGFLEADAEDADGAALQQALIAAAKEMPFIGPNCYGFINYLDKFCIWPDQHGGQPVSSGVAIVTQSSNIMISLTMQQRGLPLAYAFTAGNQAQISLSALGRELLADPRVTALGLHIEGIGDVADFEQLARFAAQQGKPVVALKVGRSAQAQAATISHTASLAGSDAAADALLRRLGIGRADSLSEVMEALKILHQTGPLPGRAVASVSCSGGEAALMADLAVLQAKALHYPELTDAQISGLRAALGERVALANPLDYHTYIWGNVAAMADAFTAMLDGPVDIGVVVVDFPRTDRCSAQAWHCVIEAAALARQRCGKPMALLASLVENMPEDLAWQAAEQGLIPLSGMAEGLAGIAIAADCRTPVENVPVWSAPLPDQMVTKDEAASKVLLRGFGLDIPRHVTVTGQSAPDSLPFDYPVVLKAMGMAHKSDSGGVRVGLSDHQALQQAMTDMDRSAYLIEEMVTDSVAELLVGVVADPVHGYLLTLAAGGVLTEVLTDCQSLLLPVTRQDVAAALSQLKLAPVLAGYRGQTPADTEQLIDAVLAIQACVDSFRHQQDGREAISEIEINPLILTPKRAVAVDALIRKGDSPNV; this comes from the coding sequence ATGAAACGTGACATAAAACGGTTGCTGAATCCGGCCAGTCTGGTTGTTGTCGGTGGCGGTGTCTGGGGGCGGTCCGTAATCAGCCAGAGCCGGAAAATTGGGTTTAAGGGCGATATTTTTGTGGTTCACCCTCATGCAGATGATGTGGAGGGAATCCGGCCCTATCGATCTGTTGCTGACCTGCCGGTTGCCCCGGATGCGGCCTTTGTCGGGGTGAACAGAGATGCGACAATTGACGTGGTGTCTGCCTTAGCTGAAAAGGGTGCAGGCGGGGCAGTTTGTTTTGCCTCAGGCTTTCTGGAGGCAGATGCTGAAGATGCGGATGGGGCAGCCCTGCAACAGGCCCTGATTGCCGCAGCAAAAGAGATGCCCTTCATTGGCCCTAACTGTTACGGCTTTATCAACTATCTGGATAAATTTTGCATTTGGCCTGACCAGCATGGCGGCCAGCCGGTATCATCTGGCGTGGCGATTGTCACGCAGAGCTCAAATATTATGATTAGCCTGACCATGCAGCAGCGCGGCCTTCCTTTGGCCTATGCCTTCACTGCGGGCAATCAGGCGCAAATCAGCCTTAGCGCATTGGGCAGGGAGCTGTTGGCTGACCCGCGTGTCACTGCCCTTGGCCTTCATATTGAAGGGATTGGTGATGTGGCTGATTTTGAACAGCTTGCCCGGTTTGCCGCACAACAGGGCAAGCCTGTGGTTGCACTGAAGGTAGGCCGGTCAGCACAAGCTCAGGCAGCCACAATTTCACATACGGCCTCATTGGCCGGCAGTGATGCGGCGGCTGATGCATTGCTCAGGCGTCTGGGCATCGGCCGGGCAGACAGCCTGTCAGAAGTGATGGAAGCGCTGAAAATTCTGCATCAGACAGGCCCTTTGCCGGGCCGGGCGGTTGCCTCTGTTTCCTGCTCTGGCGGCGAGGCGGCTTTGATGGCGGATCTGGCTGTGCTTCAGGCGAAAGCCCTGCATTATCCAGAATTAACAGATGCCCAGATTTCCGGTCTGCGTGCGGCGTTGGGTGAACGGGTCGCCTTGGCGAATCCGCTGGATTATCATACCTATATATGGGGCAATGTGGCGGCGATGGCGGATGCTTTTACCGCTATGCTTGACGGTCCTGTTGATATCGGTGTTGTTGTGGTGGATTTTCCGCGCACAGACAGATGTAGTGCGCAAGCGTGGCATTGTGTGATAGAGGCGGCGGCTCTGGCCAGACAGCGTTGTGGTAAACCGATGGCCCTGTTGGCGTCGCTGGTCGAAAATATGCCCGAAGATCTGGCCTGGCAGGCAGCAGAGCAGGGCCTGATTCCGCTCTCTGGTATGGCAGAAGGTCTGGCCGGAATTGCGATCGCTGCTGATTGCAGAACACCTGTTGAAAATGTGCCGGTCTGGTCTGCACCACTTCCTGACCAAATGGTGACAAAGGATGAAGCAGCCTCCAAAGTTCTGTTGCGCGGATTTGGTCTGGATATCCCCCGGCATGTGACGGTGACCGGCCAGAGCGCACCTGACTCCCTGCCATTTGACTATCCGGTTGTGCTCAAAGCGATGGGTATGGCCCATAAATCAGACAGCGGAGGTGTCCGGGTAGGGTTGTCTGATCACCAGGCTCTCCAACAGGCGATGACAGACATGGATAGGTCTGCCTATCTCATCGAAGAAATGGTAACAGATTCTGTTGCTGAATTACTGGTCGGGGTTGTGGCTGACCCTGTGCATGGCTATCTTTTAACATTGGCAGCCGGCGGGGTGTTGACAGAAGTTCTTACAGATTGCCAGAGCCTGCTTCTGCCAGTGACAAGACAAGATGTGGCTGCAGCGCTGAGCCAGCTGAAACTGGCGCCTGTTCTGGCGGGGTATCGTGGCCAAACACCAGCAGATACAGAACAGCTGATTGACGCTGTGCTCGCCATTCAGGCGTGTGTTGACTCTTTCCGCCATCAGCAAGACGGGCGCGAGGCCATAAGTGAAATTGAAATAAACCCCTTAATCCTGACACCGAAACGGGCTGTGGCGGTGGATGCTTTGATCCGGAAAGGAGACAGTCCAAATGTCTGA